From the Piliocolobus tephrosceles isolate RC106 chromosome 14, ASM277652v3, whole genome shotgun sequence genome, the window gaatggactcagagaCCTGGAGAACAGTGAAAGTGAAACTTTTAATGACAGTCTTGAAAGATCGGGTGTCTGATGGGCAGGCACACCCAGCACAGCTTCAACAAACCGTTTACCCCCTAGTGCGCAGGCCCCTCCCCCAGTTGCTCATAGGCTGAGTACTGTGGGAGGGGGCGGGCTCACAATCTTCCCAGACGTCACCTATTGGTTGTTGGGCAGGGGTTTTAGGTGTTTTCTTTAGGGTGGTGTTGCTGCATTTTGTTGCAGCCCACAATGCATTGCAATCATGGTCAGCTCAGGGGCTCTTCAAGTATCTGACTTAGGACCTAAGTAGCTGAGCGGGCTGATAAGAACAGACAAAGCAAGCTATTTTGCAGACTAGtaaagttttatctttttaaacttttttgactAAAGTTTTTTGGTTTGGGTGAGGGCAACTAAGGTGGGAGGCCAACAAGCAGGCATTGGCTATATAAGCAGGGGCCTAGTATATCCTGTTTCTTttgtagtttgctgacctaagCCGATTTAAGGCCCTTTGTCTTGGAAATGGACTATTGTAGATATGATTTCCTTCAATTTCTGGCTGGCCTGTACAAAAGGTGTGCTAGGTTTCTCTGTCGATGGCCGAGTCCTTAACACCAGTGGGAATCTTTTGACTTATATCCATTTAGCTCCTGCTCCCTTTCTTCACAACAGCCATTCCAAAACACGGTGGCTTTTCAGGCCCTCCGAGTCAGGACATTCCTTCCCACTCACCGACTCAGCTGAAGCTGTGGGCCCGACTCTTCCACGCTTATACATCCCGAGTTCCTTAGCATCAGAGGACACCCATGTTAGTGCATTCAGCCACCTCTTCTCCTGATCATGTTTAGAAAGTAagtgttggccgggcatggtggctcatgcctgtaatcccagcactttgggagactgaggcgagtggatcacctgaggtcaggaatttgagaccagcctggccaacatggtgaaaccccatctctactaaaaacacacacacacacacacacaaaattagccaggcgtggtggcgggtgcctgtaatcccagctacttgggaggctgaggcaggagaatcacttgaatctgggaggcggaggttgcagtgagtcgagatcacaccactgcactccagcctgggcatcagagcaagactccatctcaaaaaaaaaaaagaaaagtaagtctTTTCTCCGGTGTGTGTTACCTAGGTTTGCAGAGGAGTACCTGAGGCTGTTCCTACACTCCGCGAATAAGCACTTCATGACAGGCTACCGAGTGATCTTCTACATCATGGTGGACGCCTTCCTCCAGCTGCCTGACATAGAGCCCAGTCCTCTTCGAACGTTCAAAGCATTTGAAGTGGACACCGAGAGGTGGTGGCTCGACGGCTCCCTCATGCACATGAAGAGTCTGGGTGAACATATCACCAGTCACATCCAGGATGAGGTGGACTTCCTCTTCAGCATGGCGGTCAACCAGGTCTTCCAGAATGAGTTCGGGGTGGAGACGCTGGGCCCGTTGGTGGCCCAGCTCCATGCCTGGTGGTATTTCAGAAACACCAAGAACTTCCCTTACGAGAGGAGGCCGACCTCAGCAGCTTGCATCCCGTTTGGACAGGGGGATTTCTATTATGGCAGCTTGATGGTTGGTGGCACGCCCCATAATGTTTTAGACTTCATCGAAGAATATCTGAACGGAGTTATTCATGACATCAAAAATGGACTCAATAGCACCTATGAAAAGCATCTGAACAAGTATTTTTACCTCAATAAACCCACCAAGCTGTTATCACCAGAATACAGCTGGGATCTTACATTTTCTCCTCCTCCACAGATCCAATACGTCAAGGTTGCACATGATTCCCAGAGGAAATTATGAATTACGCCATTAGGTTTATGTCGAATAAACGAATCatggcaatttcttataaatgAGGGAAGTCTTAAAACCCTCCAATTTTTAGAGACATACAAATTTACATCCTTcccaaataaatgtttcttcttgCCATTTTGAGCCATCTTATTTGGCTAATATAGGATAAAGAATAAAAGGATAATTACTTAATATGAATACACAGTAATGTCATTATCTATGTATTGTAGATAAtgtgaaaatgcatttgatatagaatgattttttttaatggagaaagacTCTAGTTGAGAAAAGACACTCATAAAATGGAAAAGTAGCTcatgcaaaggaaaaaataaatgccagGCCACTCATTAAGTCTTCACTGTGTTTTTCCACACTGGGATACATGTGGCTTGTGGTCAACCTCGCGTACTGTCTCAGTCTGTCCAGTGTGTGATTTGACACAGGTGAGCTAGAGGAATCCAGCCAAAGCCATGTCTTACTATTATGGTTTCAAAGTGAGATATTCAGTTCCTTTTGTTAAAAGGCTGTAGGTATTGGCCTGttgtggtaactcatgcctgtaatcccagcactttgggaggccaaggcaagtggatcacctgaggtcaggagttcgagaccagccagcctggctagcatagtgaaaccccatttctactaaaaacacagaaaattagctgggtgtggtggcatgtgcctgtaatcccagctactcaggaggctgagacaggagaattgcttgaacctgggaggtggaggtgagattgcgccattgcactccagcctgggcggcaagggtgaaactccgtctcaaaataaaaaaaaaaaactgtaggtattttatttttttaaaaagatatttactgAGCTCAGTGGTAAAGGTGCTCTGCCAGATGCAGACAGGAATAGAAGACAGTTTGGAACACCTGTGTCCCTGGCAGCCCACAGTCTAGCAGGGGTTGAGGCTGTGTGCTAAGAGTACATGTTCAGGGTACTAAAAGTGACAAGGAAGATGGTCACCTGAGCTCTGTGGTGGTCAGGGAGTCAACACCTCCACGAGACGCTTTGTGTGTCACAGAGCGAGAGTGTTCCTAAGTCCGGGGGCAGTGGCGGCAGCTATGAACAGCTTTAGTAAGTGTCATGGCTCACCCCATTactatgctgaagtcctaactccgtacctcagaatgtgactgtgtcTGCTGGAGATAGGGCCGTTAAAGAGGtcattaaggtaaa encodes:
- the GLT6D1 gene encoding putative glycosyltransferase 6 domain-containing protein 1, translating into MNSKRVLLLVLFAFSLMLVERYFRNHQVEELRLSDWFHPRKRPDVITKTDWLAPIVWEGTFDRQVLEKHYRRRNITVGLAVFATGRFAEEYLRLFLHSANKHFMTGYRVIFYIMVDAFLQLPDIEPSPLRTFKAFEVDTERWWLDGSLMHMKSLGEHITSHIQDEVDFLFSMAVNQVFQNEFGVETLGPLVAQLHAWWYFRNTKNFPYERRPTSAACIPFGQGDFYYGSLMVGGTPHNVLDFIEEYLNGVIHDIKNGLNSTYEKHLNKYFYLNKPTKLLSPEYSWDLTFSPPPQIQYVKVAHDSQRKL